CTTTTCGGTGCCGTCGAGGAGATCGCCACCGCCGACCTCGACGGCGAGCCGGTTCTGCTCCCACTCGACGACGTCCTCGCCTGGGCGAACGCCCCCGGCACACCGGTCGACCACCGGCCCGAAACCACCAAGGACGCAATAGAACTCGTCGCTGCCGGCCTCGGCGCGCTCATCGTTCCGCAGTCACTGGCGCGGCTGTATCACCGCAAGGACCTCACCTACCGGCCGATCACCGATGCCCCCACCAGCGGAGTGGCGCTGGCCTTCCCGGACGGGCCGCAGCCGGCACTGGTCGAAGAGTTCGTCGGCATCGTGCGCGGCCGCAAACCCGGATCATCGCGGGGGCAGGCGCAACCGGTTCCGAAACGCACGGCGCGGGAGAAGACCCTCGCCAAGCAGGCCGCCCGCGTCGCCGCGGGCAAGGTCGCCCGCAAGCCGGGCCGCGCCGCGCGCGGTCGGCGCTGAGCTCAGCGGCAGGGCGAGCGTAGGCCGAGCAGCAGCCGGATGAGGTCGGCTTGGCGATGCGTTCCGGTCTTGTCGAAAACGTGCTGCAGGTGTGTCTTGACGGTGGCCTGCGACAGCGACATCCGTTCGGCGATGTCTTTGACTCCGCCGCCGTTCAGCACCATGACGGCGATCTCGGTTTCACCGGGGGTGAGGCCGTAGTGGCGGCGCAGTAGAGCCGGCGCGGTATCGGATTCGTGCTCTGGATCGGCGACGACGACGATGGCGTGCCGGGCGGAACCGGTAGCGCCGGGCGGACCGGAGGGCAGAACCTCGATGACATAGGGCCGATGACCCGAGGCGCGAGCACACAGCAGGGAATTTCCCGCCGGGTGGTTGTCCCCGGGCGTCACCGCGGCACGAATGCTGCACCGCAGCGCTGCGTCGGCTTTGGCGGCTGCCGCTTCGAGTCGCCCGGCGCGGACCAGAAGTCCGTCGGCCGATCGCAACAGCTGCTCAGCGGCGGAGTTGGTGTAGACGATCTGGGAGTCGGTGGTGACGACGATGACGGCGTGGCCCAGCGCCTCGCTGAGCGCACTGAGGTCGTCGGCACAGCGACGCAGGCGTTCCAGGTGCGCTTGGCTGCGCAGGGCCTGCTGCAGATGCGGCACCAGGGCGTTGACCAACGGGACGAACGGCGTCGGCGGCCGTGGCCCAGCG
This is a stretch of genomic DNA from Mycolicibacter terrae. It encodes these proteins:
- a CDS encoding LysR family substrate-binding domain-containing protein, whose amino-acid sequence is MALLSLTLGYVPGGTPAKWARIWAERHPEVPLQLRSVAAAEAAAAVRAGTVDVALLRLPADTSGLAIIPLYQETTVAVVPTDHLFGAVEEIATADLDGEPVLLPLDDVLAWANAPGTPVDHRPETTKDAIELVAAGLGALIVPQSLARLYHRKDLTYRPITDAPTSGVALAFPDGPQPALVEEFVGIVRGRKPGSSRGQAQPVPKRTAREKTLAKQAARVAAGKVARKPGRAARGRR
- a CDS encoding helix-turn-helix transcriptional regulator translates to MATLDDFSRIVATVYSSVMAPENWTVALGELRHTLDVHSCALIRADGNGRSVQAAHLAPQVRLDYEQYYHRIDYVLEAVEQSPVGVLRSGRSLVDLQRDSEFNVDWLSPLEMTDGLFVRLTDGPAPLMFLAAGPRPPTPFVPLVNALVPHLQQALRSQAHLERLRRCADDLSALSEALGHAVIVVTTDSQIVYTNSAAEQLLRSADGLLVRAGRLEAAAAKADAALRCSIRAAVTPGDNHPAGNSLLCARASGHRPYVIEVLPSGPPGATGSARHAIVVVADPEHESDTAPALLRRHYGLTPGETEIAVMVLNGGGVKDIAERMSLSQATVKTHLQHVFDKTGTHRQADLIRLLLGLRSPCR